TAGAGAGTCAACAATGTTCTCAGCCCCCCTGCCTCTTAGTACCCCATGTCACAGAACACAGAAAGAGTTTCCTAACCCAAAAGATCCTGGAGTTTCGGATGTACCTTTACAAATGTCTCGTTGAAAACTACCATACGACTAATAAAAATGGACTCTTTATTTTCGGGCAATTCTGGAAGCAAGATCACCTTCTGGAGGTCCACTGCTTAAACTCTTGTATAGGGACTCCCGTTTTCGCTTGTTTCTTCCTGATACTTGTGGGTAGCTTTCCTAGCCATATATATGTGCAGCTACCATTCATATTTCCAAGAACTGTCGAGTTCCTGATCAGGTAACTCTTCATCATCCACCTCAATatcattggtttttttttaatatcgctcACATGTCGGACAAGTATCAGATACtggtattttcaaagaaatattcatGGTTTTTCAGAATTCACCTGCATACTTCAACTGAGATATGAACGTCAGTGTGTTTTTGTAAGAAATCATCGAACATGAACTGGATACTCAACGAAGAAGGTAAGCATTTacatttggtaaattttttcttcGGTAGTGTGGGGTACATGGCTTGAAGCTGTTGATAtgtgaaataatcttttatttgatttctaatgAGATCTTGTGCCAAGGTGCTTTTTTTTCCACCGTTTTCACAGAGATTCTGACCGacaattccgttttttattttcttacacaATTCGGTAATAAGTGCATCAGCTCTTAAGCCAAGGgtgttttgaaatgttttcttgtATATTGGAATTTTTGTTTAGAGGTATGCCACAGCCTTTGGAAGAAAATAAAGCCTCGATTCATTTTGTTAAATGTGAAGTCTTGGTGGCAATGACTTGgtgaagtcattgttaaatgtGAGGTTTCTGTGAAGTCTTTGCAGCGCGGTTGTTTTTGTCATGTTCGGTGTTTGATGGGAGTCGATTTTACACATACTGTAAGCCACTTGAGCCTCGACTCAAGGTTCTTCCCAAAGGCTGTTTCAGATTGCAAATCGATTTTCTTTTGTAAGTCCTTTGCTTTGCTTCTTACATAATGGTTCACAAGAAGTTAAATCGTTTAACGGGTGTTTCAACTTGTCTCGTGTTATCGTTTCTTCTCCACCTTTGGCTCTTTCTCGTCCAGGATGTGACTTTATGCTAAATTGTCCATGTGCAGTTTCCTTGCCTATCATGTTTTGAACATTCGGTGAAGGACAGATTAAGGAGTTCGTGTGGTAGGTCAGGAGCAGCTGGTGCAATCGCTTGCATACTGTTTAGTAGAGCAACAATCTCATCAAATATCTCCACATCTACCTTATCCAAAACACGATGTTGCATCAAATGTAAACTTTCAGTAAAGTCGCCATCATTATCGGTGCCCAGTATCACTGGAATTTCGTTTTTGTTATCGACCAAATTGGAATGCATAGCAGATGATAATGTACAGGGAGATTGGACTTGTTCGTAAGGTAACGGTCTGCAACAGAAAATGAAATTGTGATTCGTTAAACATTAGGTTACCTGATACACTCTATGCTATGCAATATAACCAGTCGCTgcagcctagtaaagagcaaaccttGGCCCATagcaatcaaaaattaaagattctAAAAATAGTAGTTAGTGCTAAAAAGTCCTTTTTCTATAACAATTCAGGAATAGTAATTGTTTCTCAGGTTAAcctcaaatataaatttttatgacGAAAACAAATTTAGTGGATTTTTTAAAGTGTCTGTAACCCCTCAAAAGTGTGtcagattgaaataaaaagtatacCTCTGAAATCATCATGGCCAAAAAtccttttattcttttagcATAACACTAGTCAATTTTACATATAGTTATATGGAATGGGTTGAGGGGTTATACTTTtggttggttttaagtttcaacttcgctctttactttcaacacacacaaaaatggATAAATCTATACATTCACGGATTATACCCCcgcctccctaatgtgcaaatatatatccagaattgcatcctgataCCAAATATAACGTTCATTTGTGTCGTTACGAACTTTACCTCCAGCTCTAAATATATTCAAACAagggtatatatttgtacattaggggggtgAGGGTAAAGTTCATTTGCGACACAAATGAATGTTGTATTTGGTTTCGGGATGCAGCTCTGGGTATAGATTTACACAATAGGGAGGTGGGGTATATATTCAGTTAATGTATAGGTTTATCCAATTTTTTGTGTTGAAAGCAAAGAGGgaagttgaaactgattttttctcATAAGctgtcaaacaaaaaaagatgacAGATAGTATTTTGAAGATCCGAATCTTGGTATCTTTTTGATTATCTGGAAAGTATGTTTAGACAAGGTTTAAGtactgaaattaataaaaaaaaaaaaaaaataaataaaaggcaaATACGTCGAATAACAGTGTGTATTCAAGTTGTATCTGTTTCTCTACAGATTCTATGGCTGATGTCTAGAGAAACATCCCAATATAGGCCTACCCAGCCTGCACCGTACTTATGGTCACACCTGGTAATGAAACTGATAAAATAGTCTCACCTTTTATGTTCCAACTCAAGCTGTTCTTTTGCTTTCGCTTTACCATGAGATACCATCGATAGTGTTGTATGCATTTTTGCAATTTATGCATAAACAATGAAGTGATGATGCTGATGCTATAGCGCTGCAGCTGCTGATGGTTTTTTGCTGGTAAAGCGTAATTTGTCAAATACTAggtttttgtgaaaatttcgATTTCTAGTATGTACGTACTAGGAATGACACGACAATAAAGCTGAGGTCATGTGTAGATACTAGGTAAAATAAACGAAATTAAGCATCGGAGAATTATTTCGTTTGCACCTTTTCATTCCTCGTGGTCTAATTGGTCGGAATCCATTTTTAACTGCAATTCGACTTTTTTGTAGATACTatattttgtcagaagaaagccGCTTTAATGCAAATGGCGAACGTCTTTCGAAACTCGGATCCTGGTGCCACCCGTCAGGGgcagaaaaatatattcttattCATATATTTACTCTTGGTATGGATGAAGCTCGTAGCAAATTTTACTTCTAGGCTCTTTAATGTGGATGGCGAATGTTTCTCAATCTTTGGATCCTGATTCTGTCCATCAGGGGccaaagaaaaatttgtattcatatatttatttttggtatgGCTGGAAACTCATAGCAAATTTTACTTCTAGGCTCTTTAATGTGGATGGCGAATGTCTCCCAAACTTTGGATCCTGATGCCACCCGTCAAATGATGAAGTTTAGAAAAGTTCAAGGACAAGTAAAAGATTCTAAAAAAACCTATGACGGAATGAAGCTTATTGCCATACAGAAAATTGATCTTCTCGCTGCTGCTCGAAGTAACCTTTTTTCTCACAGTATTGCCAACTATCAGAAAATGTTCATAGAATTTTTGACAAGTTCTAGCCAATGCTTAGAAACAGCAGCGGAAAGACTTAAAGAACCGGTTAAGTTCCGGTTTTCGGTTTTAAAAGAGTTAGGCACCCTTGAGAGTCTCAATGAAGAACGGGTTGAAGGATCATCAAATGATAAATTGCTTTTTGACTTCGATTACAGCGACCAAAAACCTAGTGATGAAAGTACCAGATCTATTGATGAAGGTGATGGTGACCTTATTGATACCAGTCAGCTCTTAGCTGAACTAAATGATGCTCTTGATGGTTTTAAGGCTGTTGAACCGGAAACAACTGATTTACTTGATTTAGGTCTAAGTCAAATTGGACAAAGCGTAAACAAAAATCTCGTAGAGGCTGATTTTGATTTCGCTGACATCTACTCTCCATTAGTGATAGATGGCCTAGCAAATGATTTGTCCCAAATGTTAGATTTGAAAAGTGCTCCTGAAGTTTATGGCTCTTCAAGCGTTAAAAAGCAAGAAATTAATCCAACACAGAAGACAGAGACCAAGAGTCATGTAAAATGGTTTGACCTGTTTTCCGAGTTAGATCCACTTGCAAAGCGTACAAATGGTCTTGGTGACTGTTGAATGAGTATTATGTGCTATTGCCTCCTCTGACTGTGGTGATTGAAAAAGCATAATCTtgcattttgtaatttttacagGCAAATGAAAAAgcggaaaaatttattttggggTTTTAATTTGTTGTTGACGAATAATTGTTTGTGCAACAAGGTGTTCAGGATAAGAGATATAGAATTTTGCTGTCAAATAATAGAAATTGTAACTATTTATAAAAATGCAGCAATGTGAAAAACC
Above is a window of Artemia franciscana unplaced genomic scaffold, ASM3288406v1 PGA_scaffold_136, whole genome shotgun sequence DNA encoding:
- the LOC136041310 gene encoding islet cell autoantigen 1-like — encoded protein: MEVEEAINKLEQTLWTTKSIVTRKIKKSEETLVAPSDLELESRLELFSSIDETTTQTEIIMKIYKERLCLLASEEAALANFLRDVGKADKTGAGKVMGTAAKAMAQVAQQRAALRHPIMRLHQEVVTFRKRAIADSAKTVAICEKKRDDYKGSLMWMANVSQTLDPDATRQMMKFRKVQGQVKDSKKTYDGMKLIAIQKIDLLAAARSNLFSHSIANYQKMFIEFLTSSSQCLETAAERLKEPVKFRFSVLKELGTLESLNEERVEGSSNDKLLFDFDYSDQKPSDESTRSIDEGDGDLIDTSQLLAELNDALDGFKAVEPETTDLLDLGLSQIGQSVNKNLVEADFDFADIYSPLVIDGLANDLSQMLDLKSAPEVYGSSSVKKQEINPTQKTETKSHVKWFDLFSELDPLAKRTNGLGDC